In Corallococcus macrosporus, one DNA window encodes the following:
- a CDS encoding alpha/beta hydrolase: MTRPNASPDFDPQLAALLPSLKGYVPVGMTLEQLEHFRTLSRVGREDLIGDAKVRCVDHRIPGYQGAEITVSVIARQDHATPGPAVYFIHGGGMVMGTRFAGARPLVDQALRHDAVCVTVEYRLAPEHPAPTLVEDCYAGLEWMAANAAALQFDPSQLVIFGGSGGGGLAAGTTLLARDRRGPRLLGQLLQCPMLDDRNETESAHRYDGVGVWDRTSNLTAWRAVLGDRLGGADVSPYSAPARATELRGLPPTFIDVAEGETFRDEAVAYARGIMAAGGECELHVWGGAFHGFYDIAPQSDVARACIATRDAWLGRMFARGAASRGAK; the protein is encoded by the coding sequence ATGACCCGCCCGAACGCATCCCCCGACTTCGACCCCCAGCTCGCCGCGCTCCTGCCTTCGCTGAAGGGGTATGTGCCGGTGGGGATGACGCTGGAGCAGCTGGAGCACTTCCGCACGTTGAGCCGCGTGGGCCGGGAGGACCTCATCGGAGACGCGAAGGTCCGCTGCGTCGATCACCGCATCCCCGGGTACCAGGGCGCGGAGATCACGGTCTCGGTCATCGCGCGGCAGGACCACGCGACTCCCGGGCCCGCCGTCTATTTCATCCATGGTGGCGGCATGGTGATGGGGACCCGCTTCGCGGGGGCGAGGCCGCTCGTGGACCAGGCGCTTCGTCACGATGCGGTCTGCGTGACGGTCGAATACCGCCTGGCGCCCGAGCATCCGGCCCCCACCCTGGTGGAGGACTGCTACGCGGGGCTGGAGTGGATGGCGGCGAACGCCGCGGCGCTCCAGTTCGACCCGAGCCAGCTCGTCATCTTCGGCGGAAGCGGTGGGGGAGGGCTCGCGGCGGGGACCACGCTCCTGGCCCGGGATCGGCGTGGGCCGCGGCTGCTGGGCCAGTTGCTGCAATGCCCCATGCTGGATGACCGCAACGAGACGGAGTCCGCCCACCGGTACGACGGCGTCGGCGTCTGGGACCGCACCAGCAACCTGACGGCCTGGCGGGCGGTGCTCGGCGACCGTCTGGGCGGCGCCGACGTGTCTCCCTATTCCGCGCCCGCGCGCGCAACGGAGCTCCGGGGGCTGCCACCGACCTTCATCGACGTCGCGGAAGGGGAGACGTTCCGGGATGAAGCCGTTGCCTACGCGCGCGGAATCATGGCCGCTGGCGGCGAGTGCGAGCTGCATGTCTGGGGCGGCGCCTTCCACGGCTTCTACGACATCGCGCCGCAGTCCGACGTGGCCCGGGCCTGCATCGCGACGCGCGACGCGTGGCTGGGACGCATGTTCGCCCGAGGCGCCGCGAGCAGGGGCGCGAAGTAA
- a CDS encoding SDR family oxidoreductase, producing MIVVTGATGQLGRLIVENLITRVPADRVAVSVRDVQKAQDLAARGVRVRRGDFAEPASLAHAFEGASQVFMVSSNARATGGDTLAQHRAAIDAARSAGARRIVYTSHMAASRSSAFPPMLDHAATEQLLSESGLAWTSLRNGFYASSAVFLLAKGLQTGVFEAPADGKVSWTTHADLAEAAAVILTNEGRYDGPTPPLTASQALDFGALCELASGILGRPLHRSTVPEDEMRAKLTASGMPAPAVAISLGLYRASRDGEFAAVNPTLRELLGRAPTGMREVLAEKLGRAA from the coding sequence ATGATCGTCGTGACCGGAGCCACCGGGCAGCTCGGCCGTCTCATCGTGGAGAACCTCATCACCCGCGTCCCTGCGGACCGGGTCGCCGTCAGCGTCCGGGACGTGCAGAAGGCCCAGGACCTGGCGGCACGGGGCGTCCGGGTGCGCAGGGGCGACTTCGCGGAGCCAGCGAGCCTCGCGCACGCCTTCGAAGGCGCATCCCAGGTGTTCATGGTCTCTTCGAACGCGCGAGCGACGGGCGGCGATACCCTCGCCCAGCACCGCGCCGCCATCGACGCCGCCCGGTCCGCTGGCGCGCGACGCATCGTCTACACGAGCCACATGGCCGCGAGCCGTTCCTCGGCGTTTCCGCCGATGCTCGACCATGCGGCGACGGAGCAGCTGCTGAGCGAGTCCGGGCTGGCGTGGACCTCGCTTCGCAACGGCTTCTACGCTTCGAGCGCGGTGTTCCTGCTGGCGAAGGGCCTGCAGACAGGAGTCTTCGAGGCACCCGCGGACGGCAAGGTCTCCTGGACCACGCACGCGGACCTCGCGGAGGCAGCAGCAGTCATCCTGACGAACGAGGGCCGCTACGACGGGCCGACGCCGCCGCTCACGGCATCGCAGGCGCTCGACTTCGGAGCGCTGTGCGAGCTCGCGTCGGGCATCCTTGGACGCCCGCTCCACCGGAGCACGGTGCCGGAGGACGAGATGCGCGCGAAGCTCACCGCCTCCGGCATGCCCGCGCCCGCGGTGGCCATCTCGCTCGGCCTCTACCGCGCGAGCCGCGACGGAGAGTTCGCGGCCGTCAATCCCACGCTGCGTGAGCTGCTGGGCCGTGCGCCGACGGGCATGCGCGAGGTGCTGGCCGAGAAGCTGGGCCGGGCGGCATAG
- a CDS encoding erythromycin esterase family protein, with the protein MKYLLLLLPLLAACASSSQATSPREAVTDTDADRIVRALCDKQLALLGEESHHGNARTVAFKVALTRRLVEECHYDAFVIEAGTYDFLHIQALLKAGQPLGEDTVAAAIGRMWATEEMAPLIPFLTARLQAGTLVAGGLDDQIGRGTYAQKQMARELIPLFQGPRQAACGAEIERHMAWGYDEAHPYTAETAKFILGCWQELASALTAPESGRSLRMVRNLERNFTRQVAAMSQTPEQTASARDWNDFDARDRSMFLNLESFLSQFPRPRKAIVWLATIHAAKDLRQVDADARNGTSFGSHVREKYGDRSFVLGFSANSGGYALGSSARTYVLAPATAESLEGWAFANHAADTRYLEGHQLRDFGPRVARALNYTWMTAPWDTVMDGLLIFREEAPGRPR; encoded by the coding sequence ATGAAATACCTCCTGCTCCTGCTCCCGCTGCTTGCAGCCTGTGCCTCGTCATCCCAGGCCACGTCCCCGCGGGAGGCCGTGACGGACACGGACGCCGACCGCATCGTCCGGGCGCTCTGCGACAAGCAGCTTGCGTTGCTGGGCGAGGAGTCCCACCACGGCAACGCCAGGACGGTTGCCTTCAAGGTGGCCTTGACCCGCAGGCTGGTGGAGGAGTGCCACTACGACGCGTTCGTCATCGAGGCAGGCACCTACGACTTCCTCCACATCCAGGCGCTGCTGAAGGCAGGCCAACCCCTCGGCGAGGACACGGTCGCCGCCGCCATTGGCAGGATGTGGGCCACCGAGGAGATGGCGCCCCTGATCCCGTTCCTGACCGCGCGGCTCCAGGCGGGGACGCTGGTGGCCGGCGGGCTCGATGATCAGATTGGCAGGGGCACCTACGCGCAGAAGCAGATGGCGCGTGAGCTCATCCCTCTCTTCCAGGGGCCAAGGCAGGCCGCGTGCGGCGCGGAGATAGAACGGCACATGGCCTGGGGATATGACGAAGCCCACCCGTACACGGCGGAGACCGCGAAGTTCATCCTGGGGTGCTGGCAGGAATTGGCGTCGGCGCTCACCGCTCCCGAGTCCGGACGTTCGCTGCGGATGGTCCGCAACCTGGAACGGAACTTCACCCGCCAGGTCGCCGCGATGTCCCAGACTCCGGAGCAGACCGCGAGCGCAAGGGATTGGAACGACTTCGACGCGCGCGATCGCTCCATGTTCCTCAACCTGGAATCGTTCCTGTCCCAGTTCCCCAGGCCGCGCAAGGCCATCGTCTGGCTTGCCACCATCCATGCCGCGAAGGACCTGCGGCAGGTGGATGCGGACGCTCGAAACGGGACGTCCTTCGGCTCCCATGTCCGTGAGAAGTACGGGGACCGGTCCTTCGTGCTGGGGTTCTCCGCGAACTCCGGGGGCTATGCCCTCGGCAGCTCGGCTCGCACCTACGTCCTGGCCCCCGCGACGGCCGAATCGCTGGAGGGGTGGGCGTTCGCCAACCACGCCGCGGACACCCGGTATCTGGAGGGACACCAGCTCCGTGACTTCGGACCCAGGGTGGCGCGTGCCTTGAACTACACGTGGATGACGGCGCCGTGGGACACGGTCATGGATGGACTGTTGATCTTCCGCGAAGAGGCCCCGGGCCGCCCCCGGTGA